AACAGTCAGCCGACTTTTTTGCGCGCCAATTGAACCTTTTATTTATCGAAATCAGTCGAGCAACCTTCAGATGCATTCCATGTGCAACCTAACACCCCTTTTTCAACAGCCTCTTGAGAGTTGACCCTAAACTTTCTACGCCCCTCCTTACCCCGGCCCTCATACAGGCCCCGCATCTTCTCCAATACCTCTTTGCGACTCTCCAGACTCATAACTAATGACATCCTTTCACGGTGTCTTTAGTTATGCGGCAACGTTACTCTTTTAACCCCATTCCTACGACTCCCTCGGTGTCATTTCATTTGAGTCAATTCGGTGACCCCGGTATTTCTCGTTCTGTCTTGATTAAGCAGGGCAGAGCGCGTTAAGATCGAGCCGCAGGGAGTCTGTATGGCCATGCTAAAACGAGACACCGTCCGCTTTTCCTCGGAAATAAAAGACCGCACGATTGCCCTGCTGCGCACCCTGGTCCGCTCCCGTTATTTTCCAGAAGTCATCCCGGCGGAGGCGGAACTCAGCCGCCTCCTGCGCACATCGCGTTCCGCCGTCGCCATGTCGCTTCAGGTTCTGCTGGCGGAAAATATCATCAGCCAACACCCCGGCGGGCATGGCTGGATTTACAACGGTTGGACCCATCAACCCCCTGTCGGTGAAGTCGCCTTTACCGTCAATACAGACATCCTTCGCGGCTGGTACAGCCTCTTTCAGGACTGGCTGATCGGCTTTGAGAATGTCATGTTCGGCGAAGGCTATGAAACACGCCTGCTTTCTGATTTTCAAACCCCCTTGCAAAAAATTGAAAAGCTGCGCTTTGCCTGGGAGCACGGTACCATGGGTTTTGTACTCGCCAGCTACACGGAACCGTCCATCTGCCGCTTTTTCGCGGAATCCGGCATTCCTGCAGCGCTTCTCGGCAACGCCAGCACCAGCGAAGAGGAACTCGGACGCATCAGCTCGGACAACCGGACCGGGGAGGAAAAAATGCTCGCCTACGTGCTGGGTCAAAATCACACCCAGATCGCCTTTTACGCCACCGGGCTCAACTTCCACGACGGATTTCGCGAACGGTTCTCTTCTTATCAATCTATTATGCACCAATACGGCCTTGAACCGCGCGCCGACCTCGCCTTCAAGGAGCCCCACAATGAAATGTCGGCCCGCAAGGCCGCCGAGATCCTCTACGGCCTGCCCACCAAACCCACCACGGTCATCTGCGGCTGCGACCGCGAGGCCTTTGAACTGATCGCCGAACTCAAACACCTGGAAGTCGAGGTACCCAAGCACATCAGCATCTGTGGTTTTGATAACAACCACTTCGGGCAGATCCTGGAGCCCGCCCTCACGACCATCGACATTTTTGCCGTTGAAATGGGGCGTGTGGCCGCCAACTACCTGCTTAATGAAATGCAGGTACGCCAGATGCCCGTGAAAATCCTGTTGCCAACCCAGTTGATAGTTAGAAATTCAGTCAGTCCGATCGGCGCGCCTGATGCAGCGCCCCCCATACCGCCCCGGAACCTCCACGAAACCGGAAGCATTCTGGCATTCTGAATGGACCGGCGCACAAACCGGCATTCCACCCATCCCATGCCTTATTCCATCCTCCGCCTGGCCATCCTTCCATGCATCGCCTTGCTTGCAGTCCCGTTCATGGCCCGCTGCGAAGACGCCGCGCCGCGCATCGAAAAACCCTTCTCTAGCGAAGCCTCCGGCATGGACCCCGCGCCCGAACGCAATTTCATCCGCATTGCCACCTGGAAGATTGAATGGTTTCCCGCCGGACTCCGGCATGGTGCGGACGAAAATGCCCAGTTGCAAACAGCCGCCACAGCCGCGCTGATCCGGGAATTCGATCCGGACATTCTCGTGACACAGGAAACCCGCAACCTCCGCGCCCTTGTTTTGCTGAATAACAATCTCGGGTCGCGCGGATATTCCCGATTGGCCTCTTCCTGGTACTATGGCGAAAACTTGGAACAAAATCTCAATGACAAAATCCAGCAGCAATGCGGCATCCTTTCACGTTTTCCCTGGTCTGAAATTTGGGAGCTGGACTTTGCCCCCTTTAAAACAGCCAACCCGCCGGTTCGCGGCTGGCTGGCCGCGCGTTTCAACATCAAGGGCCGGCAATTCGTCCTCTACAACGCCTTTTTGAAAAGCAACACCGGCGTCGATAACGCGGAAACACTCAAGGCAAACGCTGCCAGCCGCGAAGCTTCCATTCGCGAATTAAAACGCGACTTGGACCGGCTGAATCTCGACCCGTACCGCGACAGGATTATTGTCCTGGGCGATTTTAATACCGACTACTTCGACAGTCGTTTTCAGGGCGAAAACACATTCGGCAAACTGGCTTCGATGGGGTTTCAGCATACCTGGGGCGCGGAAAGCCGACAAAATATCATCACCTACCCCGCAGCCGCGGGCGATGCCCGCCCGGATGAAGTTTATGACTACATTTGGCTCTCCTCCGCATGCGGAGACCCCGCACCCCAGGCGAAAGTCCTGGCCAAAGGCGCTTCAAAACGCAAGGGTGTGTTCGGTGGCGATGAACCCGGCCTGGCCAGCGACCATTACCCCGTCTGGGTGGATATTCCGTTAAAGTGAGGCTCCCCAACCTTACGAAAAGGGTATCTTCACATTCTTCAGCGCAAAGCCTCTAACATTCTATATTTCAACATCTTGTCGAATATGTTCATCAGCAAACTTGCGATATATTTCGGCCTGATCTCAGATTTTCTTGCCACTCACAAAGACTCTTCCATAATACAGCCAGTCACTCACTCGGACGGTAAGGATTTCTATACTGATTTTTGTCCAATAGGGAGCTCCGGCAATTTTCATTGTTCAACATTATGAACCCAATTCCTGATACCAAAAAATTAAATAAACGGCTTCCGGCAGGAGCTTTCATATTTTCCCTCTTATTCCATGTCGTCATCCTTGTCTGGATCAGCGGCGTCATTTTGATTAAACGGGTTGATCCGGCACACGCCTTTGGCGAATACACACCTCCCGCAGAGAACGTGGATGAAACACCACCGGCAGAACCGAAGGAAGAAACTCCACCCGAACCAAATCAGGCCAGCACCCCCACTCCAGACCAGCCGGCCACGCCGACAATGGATGCAAGCCCCAACTCTAATATCATTGCGGCTGAAACTCCCACAACCGACAATTTTAACGTCCAGCCCATAGTCGTCGCCAAACTTTCACAAACAACAGGTGATAGTTCGGACGCATCCCAACAAAAAGGCCTTCAGAAAGCTGGGGCCGGCGCCCTTGGCAAGCTATCCTCGTTTTCTTTCATGGGAATCAAGGCGGATTCCCGGCGGGTTGTTTTCCTTCTCGATACTTCAGGAAGCATGATCCTGGAAAAGAAGGGAGGCGGAAAAAGCTACGCCGCATTGAAGGATGAACTTGTCAAGTTGGTGGACGGATTGGATCAGGAAACCGAATTCAACGTGATCATGTTTGGCGATGGAGGCTGTGACACGTTTCAACCCAAGGCGGTGGATGCCTCGGATGAGAATGTGGCGGACTTCAAAAAATGGCTCGACCCCTACATGAAGGACAAGGCGGGAATGCGAAGGATCAACTATTATAACAGCTACGCTCATGGAATTAGCGGGACAACCCGCCTGGATATTGCGTTAACCGCGGCCTTTAAAATGCAGGCGGAGACGGTGTTTATTCTGACGGACGGAACGCCCAGTGTGCGGGTGGAAGATGACAAGGACTACATCAAGAAGGTGGAGGAATTCCGGATAAAAAACAAAGACCTTTATGAAAAATACGATGCAGAGGTAAAGGAATTCATGAAAAAGTATCCGGACGAATTGCAGCAAGCACAGAAAAAGGCCGCCGAAAAGAACAGCGCCCTGTCGGGAAGGACGCAG
The DNA window shown above is from Candidatus Methylacidiphilales bacterium and carries:
- a CDS encoding substrate-binding domain-containing protein gives rise to the protein MLKRDTVRFSSEIKDRTIALLRTLVRSRYFPEVIPAEAELSRLLRTSRSAVAMSLQVLLAENIISQHPGGHGWIYNGWTHQPPVGEVAFTVNTDILRGWYSLFQDWLIGFENVMFGEGYETRLLSDFQTPLQKIEKLRFAWEHGTMGFVLASYTEPSICRFFAESGIPAALLGNASTSEEELGRISSDNRTGEEKMLAYVLGQNHTQIAFYATGLNFHDGFRERFSSYQSIMHQYGLEPRADLAFKEPHNEMSARKAAEILYGLPTKPTTVICGCDREAFELIAELKHLEVEVPKHISICGFDNNHFGQILEPALTTIDIFAVEMGRVAANYLLNEMQVRQMPVKILLPTQLIVRNSVSPIGAPDAAPPIPPRNLHETGSILAF
- a CDS encoding endonuclease/exonuclease/phosphatase family protein — its product is MDRRTNRHSTHPMPYSILRLAILPCIALLAVPFMARCEDAAPRIEKPFSSEASGMDPAPERNFIRIATWKIEWFPAGLRHGADENAQLQTAATAALIREFDPDILVTQETRNLRALVLLNNNLGSRGYSRLASSWYYGENLEQNLNDKIQQQCGILSRFPWSEIWELDFAPFKTANPPVRGWLAARFNIKGRQFVLYNAFLKSNTGVDNAETLKANAASREASIRELKRDLDRLNLDPYRDRIIVLGDFNTDYFDSRFQGENTFGKLASMGFQHTWGAESRQNIITYPAAAGDARPDEVYDYIWLSSACGDPAPQAKVLAKGASKRKGVFGGDEPGLASDHYPVWVDIPLK